A single region of the Solwaraspora sp. WMMD406 genome encodes:
- a CDS encoding PucR family transcriptional regulator encodes MLLADVFDKPHLKLVPLTGDEGRDRTIGRVNVIDLPDPGRYVAAADLVLTGLMWHRGPADSEVFVAALAAAGVTALGAGEALHGSVPVDLVAACRRHRLPLFEVPADVSFRDIIDDVHPALWAQRASALAAVLGRQRGLVAAMAAGARLTDLLPTVAGALGRDCWALSSSGRVVAGTTGLPDPVAAALSRAFLTAPRLPATVTFDSEHFSVFGVPGRAEHRLAAWLVACRGALDTLPGTIDELTSVVALERAHLDEANRVEARLAGQLRDALGVPGDLAGLRAALLATRLDPEATFVALVATLDGMRAPATLTVAVVDEFLSRLTPDRAVAALDPELPSGALAVLAVPPPVAASIGTALVAAADRLAPGLRGGRLTLGVSAPTTGATGLGGAVEEAHHAHRAATGTGPGPVSVVAAGELASHSLLLAGVPVGTRQGFRDRLLGPVQDYDRAHHADLLRTLSAFLESGGSWSRCAEQLHVHVNTLRYRISRIEQLTGRDLGRFEDRVDFFLALRLASR; translated from the coding sequence GTGTTGCTGGCCGACGTGTTCGACAAGCCCCACCTCAAGCTCGTCCCGCTCACCGGTGACGAGGGACGGGATCGCACGATCGGCCGGGTCAACGTGATCGACCTGCCCGACCCGGGCCGGTACGTGGCCGCCGCCGATCTGGTGCTGACCGGCCTGATGTGGCATCGGGGGCCGGCCGACTCGGAGGTGTTCGTCGCGGCACTGGCGGCGGCCGGGGTGACCGCGCTGGGTGCCGGGGAGGCGCTGCACGGAAGCGTCCCGGTGGACCTGGTCGCGGCCTGTCGCCGACACCGGTTGCCGCTGTTCGAGGTGCCGGCCGACGTCTCGTTCCGGGACATCATCGACGACGTGCACCCCGCCCTGTGGGCGCAGCGGGCGAGCGCGCTGGCGGCGGTGCTGGGACGCCAACGTGGTCTGGTCGCGGCGATGGCCGCCGGTGCCCGGCTGACCGACCTGCTGCCGACGGTCGCCGGGGCGCTCGGCCGGGACTGCTGGGCGCTGTCGAGCAGCGGCCGGGTGGTGGCCGGCACGACGGGCCTGCCCGACCCGGTCGCGGCGGCGTTGAGCCGAGCGTTTCTGACCGCACCGCGACTACCGGCCACCGTCACCTTCGACAGTGAACACTTCTCGGTCTTCGGCGTTCCGGGTCGGGCCGAGCACCGGCTGGCCGCCTGGCTGGTGGCCTGCCGGGGTGCCCTGGACACGCTGCCCGGCACCATCGACGAGCTGACCAGCGTGGTGGCCCTGGAACGGGCTCACCTCGACGAGGCCAACCGGGTGGAGGCCCGGCTGGCGGGCCAGTTGCGCGACGCGCTCGGCGTACCCGGTGACCTGGCCGGGCTGCGGGCCGCGCTGCTGGCGACCCGGCTCGATCCGGAAGCCACCTTCGTGGCGCTGGTCGCGACCTTGGACGGGATGCGGGCACCAGCGACGCTCACCGTCGCCGTGGTGGACGAGTTCCTCAGCCGGTTGACCCCGGACCGGGCGGTCGCCGCGCTCGATCCGGAACTGCCGTCCGGCGCGCTCGCGGTGCTGGCGGTGCCCCCGCCGGTCGCCGCGTCGATCGGTACGGCGCTGGTGGCGGCAGCGGACCGGCTGGCTCCCGGTCTGCGTGGTGGTCGGCTGACCCTGGGGGTGAGCGCGCCGACGACCGGTGCCACCGGGCTCGGCGGCGCCGTCGAGGAGGCACACCACGCCCACCGGGCGGCGACCGGGACCGGACCCGGCCCGGTCAGCGTGGTGGCCGCCGGGGAACTCGCCTCGCACTCGCTGCTGCTCGCCGGCGTACCGGTCGGCACCCGGCAGGGTTTCCGGGACCGGCTGCTCGGGCCGGTGCAGGACTACGACCGCGCGCACCACGCCGATCTGCTGCGCACCTTGTCGGCGTTTCTGGAATCCGGCGGGTCGTGGAGTCGCTGCGCCGAGCAGCTGCACGTACACGTCAACACGTTGCGGTACCGGATCAGCCGGATCGAGCAGTTGACCGGCCGGGATCTGGGCCGGTTCGAGGACCGGGTGGACTTCTTCCTCGCGCTACGGCTCGCCAGCCGCTGA
- a CDS encoding FAD binding domain-containing protein — protein MDLHTVSDVIAADADAWRPGDRWLAGGSYLYSQPQPDTRRLRDLTQMSWPPLRIDDDGVEIAATCTIAELARFRPPRSWAGLAGLIDQCCDAFLASHKIWNVATVGGNICAALPAGPMTSLAVAVDADALITDLAGTRRRMPVAEFVRDVEVNALRSGEYLRAVRLAAPAIGARFAVRRASLFPHGRSAALVVGRHDPHTDAWAVSVTAATRRPVRLTMPQPPSEQDLLELVDTACAQAGWVDDVHGLPAWRRHRTLRMAARVRAELAAVGSGR, from the coding sequence GTGGATCTGCACACCGTCTCCGACGTGATCGCCGCCGACGCCGACGCCTGGCGTCCGGGTGACCGCTGGCTCGCCGGTGGGAGTTACCTCTACTCCCAGCCGCAGCCCGACACCCGCCGCCTGCGCGACCTCACCCAGATGTCCTGGCCGCCGCTGCGGATCGACGACGACGGGGTGGAGATCGCCGCGACCTGCACGATCGCCGAGCTCGCCCGGTTTCGCCCACCACGGTCGTGGGCCGGGCTGGCCGGGTTGATCGACCAATGCTGCGACGCGTTCCTCGCGTCGCACAAGATCTGGAACGTGGCGACGGTCGGCGGCAACATCTGCGCCGCGCTGCCCGCCGGGCCGATGACCTCGCTGGCCGTTGCGGTCGACGCGGACGCCCTGATCACCGATCTGGCGGGTACGCGGCGTCGGATGCCGGTGGCGGAGTTCGTCCGCGACGTCGAGGTCAACGCCCTGCGGTCCGGGGAGTACCTGCGGGCCGTCCGGCTCGCGGCACCGGCGATCGGCGCGCGGTTCGCGGTCCGCCGGGCGTCGCTGTTCCCGCACGGCCGCTCGGCGGCACTGGTCGTCGGTCGGCACGATCCGCACACCGACGCCTGGGCGGTGTCGGTGACCGCCGCCACCCGGCGACCGGTACGGCTGACGATGCCGCAGCCGCCGTCCGAACAGGACCTGCTGGAGCTGGTCGACACGGCCTGCGCGCAGGCCGGCTGGGTCGACGACGTGCACGGCCTGCCGGCCTGGCGACGGCACCGGACGTTGCGGATGGCCGCCCGGGTCCGGGCCGAGCTGGCCGCCGTCGGGAGCGGCCGGTGA
- a CDS encoding nucleotidyltransferase family protein, with amino-acid sequence MDPAVSAAHGGRVLAGLVLAAGAGRRFGGPKALVRRDGVLLVDQALATLRAAGCQPSLVVLGAQADQVRAAADLGGAVVLDNPSWPTGMGSSLRRGLAALATSRADAVVVLLVDMPGIGAAAVRRVAAGAGPDTLAAASYRPGRPGHPVVLGRAHWPGVAASADGDVGARPYLRRHGDQVRLVPCADVADPADLDRPADLDRLEPGTIEVSS; translated from the coding sequence ATTGACCCGGCGGTCAGCGCCGCGCATGGTGGGCGGGTGCTTGCCGGACTCGTGCTCGCCGCCGGCGCCGGCCGCCGCTTCGGCGGGCCCAAAGCGTTGGTACGCCGCGACGGCGTACTCCTGGTCGACCAGGCCCTCGCGACCCTGCGGGCCGCCGGCTGCCAGCCGTCGCTGGTGGTCCTCGGCGCCCAGGCCGACCAGGTGCGGGCTGCCGCCGACCTCGGTGGCGCCGTGGTGCTGGACAATCCGTCGTGGCCGACCGGGATGGGTTCGTCGCTGCGTCGCGGGCTGGCCGCGCTCGCCACCAGCCGGGCCGACGCGGTGGTCGTCCTGCTCGTCGACATGCCGGGCATCGGGGCGGCGGCGGTACGCCGGGTAGCCGCTGGGGCCGGTCCGGACACCCTGGCGGCGGCCAGCTATCGGCCCGGCCGGCCGGGTCATCCGGTCGTCCTCGGCCGGGCACACTGGCCGGGCGTCGCCGCTTCGGCCGACGGGGACGTGGGGGCGCGGCCCTACCTGCGCCGCCACGGCGACCAGGTGCGGCTGGTGCCCTGCGCGGACGTCGCCGACCCGGCCGACCTCGATCGTCCAGCCGACCTCGATCGCCTGGAACCGGGGACCATCGAGGTGTCGTCGTGA
- a CDS encoding XdhC/CoxI family protein, translated as MIDHLLGEALRWWYAGEAVALATVTATTGSAPRPPGAGMLLAPDGTVTGSVSAGCVEASVHALCQEVLATGEARLARFGDTGDEVFEPRLTCGGTVEVYVERVDRASFADLARVGSAVAAGTPIAVVTGVDGPVGWRGRHLLVGADGVIGSDAGRDAPGSGANPGATAGATADTATDTAADSPAVAAARRMLADGRTGLVRPRPGALLLVRTFPPPPRMIICGTADFAAALARQGRFLGYRVTVCDARAVFTTAARFPDADDVVVDWPHRYLAAEAEAGRIDGRTVLCVLTHDAKFDVPLLRVAVDLPLAYIGAMGSRRSTADRSARLRAAGVSETALTRICAPTGLDIGARTPEETAVSIAAEIVAARAGRPGGRLTMAAGPIHDAPAVVDGADRPVSPPPHLPPPPPPPPPPPPPPTGRIRLERPPAARDAVRSSAAGEP; from the coding sequence GTGATCGATCACCTGCTCGGCGAGGCGTTGCGGTGGTGGTACGCCGGGGAGGCGGTCGCCCTGGCCACCGTCACCGCCACCACGGGCAGCGCGCCCCGGCCCCCGGGGGCCGGCATGCTGCTCGCCCCCGACGGCACGGTGACCGGTAGCGTGTCGGCCGGCTGCGTCGAGGCGAGCGTCCACGCGCTGTGCCAGGAGGTGCTGGCCACCGGCGAGGCGCGGCTCGCCCGGTTCGGCGACACCGGCGACGAGGTGTTCGAACCCAGGCTGACCTGTGGTGGGACCGTCGAGGTCTACGTCGAACGGGTCGACCGCGCGAGCTTCGCCGACCTGGCCCGGGTCGGCTCCGCCGTCGCTGCGGGAACGCCGATCGCGGTGGTGACCGGTGTGGACGGGCCGGTCGGATGGCGTGGCCGGCACCTGCTGGTCGGCGCCGATGGTGTGATCGGCTCCGACGCCGGCCGGGACGCGCCCGGCTCCGGTGCGAACCCCGGTGCGACGGCCGGTGCGACGGCCGACACGGCGACTGACACGGCGGCCGATTCGCCGGCCGTCGCCGCCGCCCGGCGGATGCTCGCCGACGGACGAACCGGCCTGGTCCGGCCGCGTCCCGGGGCGCTCCTGCTGGTCCGGACCTTCCCGCCGCCACCCCGGATGATCATCTGCGGTACGGCGGACTTCGCCGCCGCGCTCGCCCGGCAGGGTCGGTTTCTCGGCTACCGGGTGACCGTCTGCGACGCCCGGGCGGTGTTCACCACCGCCGCTCGGTTTCCGGACGCGGACGACGTGGTCGTCGACTGGCCGCACCGCTACCTCGCGGCCGAGGCCGAGGCCGGCCGGATCGACGGCCGGACCGTGCTCTGCGTCCTCACCCACGACGCCAAGTTCGACGTACCGCTGTTGCGGGTCGCCGTCGACCTGCCGCTGGCCTACATCGGTGCGATGGGGTCGCGGCGCAGCACCGCCGACCGGTCGGCCCGGCTCCGGGCGGCCGGGGTGAGCGAGACGGCGCTGACCCGGATCTGCGCCCCGACCGGCCTCGACATCGGCGCGCGGACCCCGGAGGAGACGGCGGTCAGCATCGCGGCCGAGATCGTCGCGGCACGGGCGGGTCGGCCGGGCGGGCGGTTGACCATGGCCGCCGGCCCGATCCACGACGCACCCGCCGTCGTCGACGGCGCCGACCGTCCGGTGTCGCCGCCGCCGCATCTGCCTCCGCCTCCTCCGCCTCCGCCGCCGCCGCCTCCTCCTCCGACGGGACGGATCAGGCTCGAGCGGCCGCCGGCGGCCCGCGACGCGGTACGGTCGTCAGCGGCTGGCGAGCCGTAG